A window from Erythrobacter sp. YJ-T3-07 encodes these proteins:
- the cpdR gene encoding cell cycle two-component system response regulator CpdR, whose protein sequence is MSKPTFQRRILLAEDEEAMRTYLTRALEKSGYAVDSVDCGTAALPLLESGDYDLLLSDIVMPEMDGIELAQRCAEISPETKVMFITGFAAVSLKASADQPQARVLSKPFHLRDLVLEVDRVFADAREALL, encoded by the coding sequence ATGAGCAAACCCACCTTTCAACGGCGAATCCTCTTGGCGGAGGACGAGGAAGCGATGCGGACCTATCTGACCCGCGCGCTCGAAAAATCAGGCTATGCAGTCGATTCGGTCGATTGCGGAACGGCGGCCCTGCCCCTGCTTGAAAGCGGCGATTACGACCTTCTGCTGTCCGATATCGTGATGCCGGAGATGGACGGGATCGAACTCGCCCAGCGGTGCGCCGAGATCAGCCCGGAGACGAAGGTGATGTTCATCACCGGATTCGCGGCGGTTTCGCTGAAGGCAAGCGCCGACCAGCCGCAGGCCAGGGTACTCTCGAAACCGTTCCATCTGCGCGATCTGGTACTGGAGGTGGATCGGGTTTTTGCGGACGCGAGAGAGGCCCTTCTGTAA
- a CDS encoding N-formylglutamate amidohydrolase, whose amino-acid sequence MFRFSTANMEGARGSDSGQGIKGGMIPGSGAPAFTLENLENAAIPVLIAAPHGGRAYPARIADAMRNPAIAQLRLEDRHVDRLALAVARQTGAASLIAHAPRAMLDLNRAPDDMDWSMVADAPADRPAHSSANRRARSGLGLVPRRVSGVGEIWRTDLTSAEVAERIALIHEPYHRALARALDAIRRTWGVALLIDLHSMPPLAASHPGQRPTEFVIGDRFGASCEDGVAGRALQFLRRSDRGVAHNRPYAGGYVLDRHGRPGLGINALQLEVCRTLYLDARLAGASPRLPGVARLIAELVRTLADEVLPDRRDYGLPLAAE is encoded by the coding sequence GTGTTCCGGTTCAGCACGGCGAACATGGAAGGCGCGCGCGGCAGCGATTCGGGACAGGGCATTAAAGGCGGAATGATCCCCGGCAGCGGGGCGCCCGCCTTCACTCTCGAGAATCTTGAGAACGCCGCAATTCCGGTCCTGATCGCGGCGCCGCATGGCGGTCGCGCCTATCCTGCGCGGATTGCGGATGCGATGCGCAATCCGGCCATCGCCCAGTTGCGGCTGGAGGATCGCCACGTCGATCGGCTGGCGCTGGCGGTGGCGCGGCAGACGGGCGCTGCCTCGCTGATTGCACACGCTCCGCGCGCAATGCTCGATCTCAACCGCGCGCCCGATGACATGGACTGGTCGATGGTGGCCGATGCGCCTGCGGACAGGCCTGCGCACTCCAGCGCCAACCGCCGCGCGCGAAGCGGACTCGGCCTCGTCCCCCGCCGCGTTTCGGGGGTGGGTGAAATCTGGCGCACGGATCTGACCAGCGCCGAGGTGGCGGAGCGAATCGCGCTGATCCACGAACCCTATCACCGCGCGCTTGCCCGGGCGCTGGATGCGATCCGCAGGACCTGGGGCGTGGCCCTGCTGATCGATCTGCACTCGATGCCGCCGCTCGCCGCCAGCCACCCGGGGCAGCGGCCCACCGAATTCGTGATTGGCGACCGTTTCGGCGCCTCATGCGAGGATGGCGTGGCGGGCCGCGCGTTGCAGTTCCTAAGACGCAGCGATCGGGGTGTGGCGCATAACCGGCCCTATGCCGGTGGCTACGTGCTCGACCGGCACGGCAGGCCCGGTCTGGGTATCAATGCCCTCCAGCTGGAAGTGTGTCGCACACTCTACCTCGATGCACGTCTGGCGGGGGCGAGCCCCCGTCTGCCTGGGGTCGCACGGCTGATTGCCGAACTGGTACGCACGCTGGCGGACGAGGTCCTGCCGGATCGGCGCGATTACGGGTTGCCGCTGGCTGCCGAATAA
- a CDS encoding SapC family protein, translating into MASAPQQPQLPMFYNDLMPLNTRDHMKFRNRLRDSAPWLTKQHVIPLTGDEFIQAARHYPVIFSSGDNPLPLALMGLNEGVNTFFDDEGKLIDQVYVPAYVRRYPFILAKLTQETDDLSLCFDPTSDSVGEFDDGEPLFNEDGSTTEQTKAILDFCEKFEQAGQRTRNLTEELVKHDLLMDGEVAIERSEQPGKPYVYRGFRMVDQAKLAELDAETLQQWNKNGLLAIIYAHLTSLELMRNIFGRQEQQGKMPAPTEQDGAPN; encoded by the coding sequence ATGGCCAGCGCGCCGCAACAGCCCCAGCTTCCCATGTTCTATAACGATCTGATGCCGCTCAACACGCGGGATCACATGAAGTTTCGCAATCGCCTGCGCGATTCGGCACCCTGGCTGACCAAGCAGCACGTGATTCCGCTGACCGGCGACGAGTTCATCCAGGCCGCGCGCCACTATCCGGTGATCTTCTCTTCGGGCGACAACCCGCTGCCGCTGGCGCTGATGGGTCTCAACGAAGGCGTGAACACCTTCTTCGATGATGAAGGCAAGCTGATCGATCAGGTCTACGTCCCGGCCTATGTCCGCCGCTATCCATTCATCCTCGCCAAGCTGACGCAGGAAACCGACGACCTGTCGCTGTGCTTCGACCCGACGTCGGACTCGGTCGGCGAATTCGACGACGGCGAGCCGCTCTTCAACGAAGATGGCTCGACCACCGAACAGACCAAGGCGATCCTCGATTTCTGCGAGAAGTTCGAGCAGGCCGGTCAGCGCACCCGCAATCTGACGGAAGAACTGGTCAAGCACGACCTGCTGATGGATGGCGAAGTCGCGATCGAGCGTTCCGAGCAGCCGGGCAAGCCTTACGTGTACCGCGGCTTCCGCATGGTCGACCAGGCCAAGCTGGCCGAACTCGACGCCGAGACCCTGCAGCAGTGGAACAAGAACGGGCTGCTCGCGATCATCTACGCGCACCTCACCTCGCTCGAACTGATGCGCAACATCTTCGGCCGCCAGGAACAGCAGGGCAAGATGCCCGCTCCGACCGAGCAGGACGGCGCCCCGAACTAG
- a CDS encoding FAD-binding oxidoreductase, with the protein MSETTARSFLDEAQAILGERGLTRDADLMEPWLTDWRGRYHGKAIALASPASTAEVAALVALCARHRVPIVPQGGNSGMSGGATPDASGTALLLSLRRMDAFRRWDADGRQVVCEAGVILQTLHDEAAKRALRFPLTLGGRGSATIGGLISTNAGGTQVLRHGTMRAQVLGLEAVLPDGSVLDSLAALKKDNRGFDLKQLLIGSEGTLGIVTAATLSLEPQITGRRVVFAGVESVQQAWRLLLLARDRMGAALEGFEIIPRLALESVLHHEPASRDPLAGAHRWYVLIELVSHAPDTTVLADQTTALLEAALGEGLVKDATIAANETQAEALWALRDGISSAERAHGPAVQHDISVPPASMPDFIDEASAALEERFAGTRAVAFGHLGDGNVHFHLRAPVGSTRGEWEEREGKTISAAVHDLVTQWGGSISAEHGIGQMKRDELARLADPARLTILRGVKQALDPLGIMNPGKLVPLASSPQAA; encoded by the coding sequence ATGAGCGAGACTACAGCCAGATCTTTCCTCGACGAGGCACAGGCCATTCTGGGCGAGCGCGGCCTGACCCGCGACGCCGATCTGATGGAGCCCTGGCTGACCGATTGGCGCGGCCGCTATCACGGCAAGGCGATCGCCCTCGCCTCTCCGGCCAGCACCGCCGAGGTCGCCGCACTGGTGGCGCTGTGTGCCCGGCATCGCGTGCCGATCGTGCCCCAGGGCGGAAACAGCGGCATGTCAGGCGGCGCGACCCCGGATGCAAGCGGCACCGCGCTGCTGCTGTCGTTGCGACGAATGGACGCCTTCCGCCGCTGGGACGCGGATGGACGGCAGGTCGTGTGCGAGGCAGGGGTGATCCTGCAGACGCTGCATGATGAAGCGGCGAAACGGGCCTTGCGCTTTCCGTTAACCCTCGGGGGGCGCGGCTCCGCCACTATCGGCGGCCTGATCTCGACCAATGCAGGCGGCACGCAGGTGCTTCGCCACGGTACCATGCGCGCGCAGGTCCTCGGCCTCGAAGCGGTGCTGCCGGACGGTTCGGTGCTCGACAGCCTCGCCGCGCTGAAGAAGGACAACCGAGGCTTCGACCTCAAGCAATTGCTGATCGGATCGGAAGGCACGCTGGGCATCGTCACCGCGGCCACGCTTTCGCTGGAGCCGCAGATCACCGGACGGCGGGTGGTTTTCGCAGGGGTCGAATCGGTCCAGCAGGCGTGGCGGCTACTGCTGCTCGCGCGCGACCGGATGGGAGCCGCGCTCGAAGGGTTCGAGATCATCCCGCGCCTCGCGCTCGAATCGGTACTGCACCACGAGCCAGCCAGCCGCGACCCGCTCGCCGGCGCGCATCGCTGGTATGTGCTGATCGAACTGGTCAGCCACGCTCCCGACACCACCGTACTGGCCGACCAGACCACCGCGCTGCTCGAAGCCGCGCTTGGCGAAGGGCTGGTCAAAGATGCGACGATCGCCGCGAACGAAACCCAGGCCGAGGCGCTCTGGGCTCTGCGCGACGGCATTTCCTCCGCCGAACGCGCGCATGGCCCTGCCGTGCAGCACGACATTTCCGTTCCACCCGCCAGCATGCCCGACTTCATCGACGAGGCGAGCGCCGCGCTCGAGGAGCGATTCGCCGGCACCCGGGCGGTCGCTTTCGGCCACCTCGGCGATGGCAATGTTCACTTTCACCTGCGCGCGCCTGTCGGTTCTACGCGTGGCGAGTGGGAGGAGCGCGAAGGCAAGACGATCAGTGCTGCGGTTCACGATCTGGTGACGCAGTGGGGCGGCTCCATCAGTGCCGAACACGGGATCGGCCAGATGAAACGCGATGAGCTGGCACGCCTCGCCGACCCGGCTAGGCTGACCATCCTGCGCGGCGTGAAGCAGGCGCTCGACCCGCTCGGGATCATGAACCCGGGCAAGCTGGTCCCGCTTGCCAGTTCTCCGCAGGCCGCTTAA
- a CDS encoding DEAD/DEAH box helicase, which produces MKFADLGLSDKLLQAVEAAGYTEPTPIQAQAIPPVLMMKDIIGIAQTGTGKTASFVLPMIDILASGRRRALMPRSLILAPTRELAAQVAENFEKYGKGHDLQLALLIGGVQMGDQVKALNEGVDVLIATPGRLMDLFERGKILLNGCELLVIDEADRMLDMGFIPDIETICSKLPEPRQTLLFSATMPPPIEKLAQKFLTNPKRIEVSRAASTNENITAFKIPVKPREKRETLRWLLANDHVETAIIFANRKTTVREINKSLQSHGFASGEIHGDMDQSSRIAELNRFKAGEVNILVASDVAARGLDIKGVSHVFNFDTPWHPDDYVHRIGRTGRAGAKGRAFTFFTEDDAEAIANVEKLTESKIKPFGKEDVRVELVEAKPKRESSRKRPDERNSDAPEREEDDREAARKAKPSRERKPRRDETRHDEARPARSADNRSSRSQGGRGRREDNEVIPAGEWNGPKPDFLSVSAT; this is translated from the coding sequence ATGAAATTTGCCGATCTCGGCCTCTCCGACAAATTGCTGCAGGCGGTAGAAGCCGCCGGCTACACCGAGCCTACGCCGATTCAGGCGCAGGCCATCCCCCCCGTGCTGATGATGAAGGACATCATCGGCATCGCGCAGACGGGAACCGGCAAGACCGCGAGCTTCGTGCTGCCGATGATCGACATTCTCGCCAGCGGTCGCCGCCGCGCGCTGATGCCGCGCTCCCTTATCCTTGCGCCCACGCGCGAACTGGCCGCCCAGGTGGCCGAAAACTTCGAAAAGTACGGCAAGGGGCACGACCTCCAGCTCGCGCTGCTGATCGGCGGCGTGCAGATGGGCGATCAGGTCAAGGCGCTCAACGAAGGCGTCGACGTGCTTATCGCCACGCCCGGTCGGTTGATGGACCTGTTCGAGCGGGGCAAGATCCTGCTCAACGGGTGCGAGCTGCTGGTGATCGACGAGGCGGACCGGATGCTCGACATGGGCTTCATCCCCGACATCGAGACGATCTGTTCCAAGCTGCCCGAGCCGCGCCAGACGCTGCTTTTCAGCGCGACCATGCCGCCGCCGATCGAGAAGCTGGCGCAGAAATTCCTCACCAATCCAAAGCGGATCGAGGTGAGCCGCGCGGCCTCCACCAACGAGAACATCACCGCGTTCAAGATTCCGGTGAAGCCCCGCGAAAAGCGCGAGACGCTGCGCTGGCTGCTGGCGAATGATCACGTGGAAACCGCGATCATCTTCGCCAATCGCAAGACGACCGTGCGTGAAATCAACAAGAGCCTGCAGAGCCATGGTTTCGCCAGCGGAGAAATCCACGGCGACATGGACCAGTCGAGCCGGATCGCCGAACTCAACCGGTTCAAGGCGGGTGAGGTCAACATCCTGGTGGCGTCCGACGTCGCGGCCCGCGGGCTCGACATCAAGGGTGTCAGCCACGTGTTTAACTTCGACACGCCCTGGCACCCTGACGATTACGTCCACCGTATCGGTCGTACGGGCCGTGCGGGCGCCAAGGGGCGTGCCTTCACCTTCTTCACCGAAGACGATGCCGAGGCCATCGCCAATGTCGAGAAGCTGACCGAATCGAAGATCAAGCCCTTCGGCAAGGAAGATGTCCGGGTCGAACTGGTCGAGGCGAAGCCGAAGCGCGAATCGAGCCGCAAGCGGCCCGACGAGCGCAATTCGGATGCTCCCGAGCGTGAGGAGGACGACCGCGAAGCGGCGCGCAAGGCCAAGCCTTCGCGGGAGCGCAAGCCCCGCCGTGACGAGACCCGTCACGACGAAGCAAGGCCTGCCCGATCGGCAGACAACAGATCGTCCCGCAGCCAGGGTGGCCGCGGGCGTAGGGAAGATAATGAAGTGATCCCTGCCGGCGAGTGGAACGGGCCCAAGCCCGACTTCCTCTCGGTCAGTGCGACCTGA
- a CDS encoding diguanylate cyclase, translating to MSEENISVEAIRHRTLAAMEILDTEAEGEFDAMVMAARRIFGSRTAYISLIDGDRQWFKAREGFPPSEVARECSICATAVDENREIVVENLQEHPVYGQMPEIAAMPHFQFFVTIPLMGPPMDGVSVPIGTLCVIDDRPWVASREELDELRRLARVVESLFQTRLDAKLAEHALEERRQLIDELRRVQRQFELAEEMAQIGHWRMDLATEELFWSPQTIAIHAIDNPTQEHLQGGLDYFPPYERPRIADAVDACVKHGTPYDLELDFCDAKGVFKRVRAIGEQEIADGKPVGIMGVFQDITERYHLETRLRAAAHVDELTGLPNRARLNQYLDSTIDTMHKAGRRMVLLLIDLDHFKDINDRLGHEAGDRVLKGVAAQLVSEPFAGQMAARLGGDEFVLVIENEQLLADLPATLELLLSKLRFEVGREGETILASATIGATWLTGCNNDRSQLLRCADYALYQAKRTERGTASICPDAIAGEHIRAAPQLRAVS from the coding sequence ATGTCCGAAGAGAATATCAGCGTCGAGGCAATCCGCCACCGGACGCTTGCGGCGATGGAGATATTGGACACCGAGGCCGAAGGCGAATTCGACGCCATGGTCATGGCGGCGCGCCGGATTTTCGGAAGCCGAACAGCCTATATCTCGCTGATCGACGGGGACCGGCAATGGTTCAAGGCGCGCGAGGGCTTCCCGCCCAGCGAAGTCGCGCGCGAATGCTCGATCTGTGCAACTGCGGTCGACGAGAACCGCGAGATCGTGGTCGAGAACCTGCAGGAGCATCCGGTTTACGGCCAGATGCCCGAGATCGCGGCCATGCCACATTTCCAGTTCTTCGTGACGATCCCGTTGATGGGCCCGCCGATGGATGGCGTAAGCGTACCGATCGGCACGCTGTGCGTCATCGATGACCGGCCCTGGGTCGCTAGCCGGGAAGAGCTGGATGAACTGCGCCGGCTCGCGCGTGTGGTCGAATCGCTGTTCCAGACGCGGCTCGATGCGAAGCTTGCCGAGCACGCGCTCGAGGAGCGCAGGCAACTGATCGACGAGTTGCGCCGGGTCCAGCGCCAGTTCGAACTGGCGGAAGAAATGGCGCAGATAGGCCATTGGCGAATGGACCTGGCGACCGAGGAACTGTTCTGGTCGCCGCAGACGATCGCAATTCATGCGATCGACAATCCGACCCAAGAGCACCTCCAGGGGGGACTGGACTATTTCCCGCCCTATGAGCGGCCACGCATTGCCGACGCGGTCGACGCGTGCGTCAAGCACGGCACACCCTACGATCTCGAACTCGATTTCTGCGATGCGAAGGGTGTTTTCAAACGGGTCCGCGCGATCGGCGAACAGGAAATTGCGGATGGCAAGCCGGTCGGGATCATGGGCGTCTTCCAGGATATTACCGAGCGCTATCACCTCGAGACGCGCCTCCGCGCAGCGGCCCACGTGGATGAACTGACGGGCCTGCCCAATCGCGCACGCCTGAACCAGTATCTCGACAGCACCATCGACACGATGCACAAGGCGGGCCGTCGGATGGTGCTGCTGCTGATCGACCTCGACCACTTCAAGGATATCAACGACCGGCTCGGCCATGAGGCGGGGGACCGCGTGCTCAAGGGCGTTGCTGCACAGCTGGTCAGCGAACCTTTCGCCGGTCAGATGGCTGCGCGGCTGGGCGGGGACGAATTCGTGCTGGTGATCGAGAACGAGCAGTTGCTTGCCGATCTGCCCGCGACGCTCGAACTGCTGCTTAGCAAGCTGCGCTTCGAGGTCGGCCGGGAAGGTGAGACAATTCTGGCCAGCGCCACGATCGGAGCCACCTGGCTGACTGGGTGCAACAATGATCGCAGCCAGCTGCTGCGCTGTGCCGACTATGCGCTGTACCAGGCGAAGCGGACCGAGCGCGGCACTGCTTCAATTTGCCCGGATGCGATTGCGGGGGAGCACATTCGCGCCGCGCCGCAGCTGCGCGCGGTGAGCTAG
- a CDS encoding ATP-dependent helicase, translated as MSDAFPLATAAGDADIPPYAARLNPPQREAVLTTEGPVLMLAGAGTGKTSALTARLAHLVAMRLAWPSEILCVTFTNKAAREMRERVGRHIGDAVEGMPWLGTFHAIGAKMLRRHAELVGLQSNFTIIDPDDQLRLLKTLIAEAELDEKRWPARQLAGLIDRWKNRGLNPQDLDAVENEAYANGRGAQLYKTYQARLQSLNACDFGDLLLHMLNIFRQHSDVLEQYQNRFKYILVDEYQDTNQVQYLWLRLLAQTRKNICVVGDDDQSIYSWRGAEVANILKFEKDFPGAKVIKLEQNYRSTPHILGAASGLIGENSQRLGKELWTETDTGEKVRVIGVWDGPEEARRVGEEIESLERGGVGLDEIAILVRAQYQTREFEDRFIQIGMAYRIVGGFRFYERAEIRDALAYLRVIAQPADDLAFERIYNQPKRGLGAKTLEKMYQHARRTGMPLAAASLDLADSDELPARARGTIGGLLRQFLQWREQADSLAPAELLRQVLEESGYQAMLENERTPEAKGRLENLSELARAMEDYETLGDFLEHVALVMDNDANAEDAKVTIMTIHAAKGLEFDHLFLVGWEEGVFPSQRSLDEGGLASLEEERRLAYVAITRAKKACTILHAANRRIYGQWTSSLPSRFIGELPEDHVVSETTMSGGASLWRANWSESEDPFAHVTRDRPERSNNRGPGWQRALATGYETRPARVQESRRSAASFAAKPRDDIALGARVFHDKFGYGTVMGQEGNKLEIEFETTGTKRVIDSFVKPAD; from the coding sequence ATGAGTGATGCATTCCCCCTCGCAACCGCCGCCGGAGACGCGGATATCCCGCCCTATGCCGCGCGGTTGAACCCGCCACAGCGCGAAGCCGTGCTGACCACCGAAGGGCCGGTGCTGATGCTGGCCGGTGCGGGAACGGGCAAGACCTCGGCGTTGACCGCAAGGCTGGCCCATCTCGTCGCGATGCGGCTCGCCTGGCCGAGCGAGATTCTGTGCGTCACCTTCACCAACAAGGCCGCCCGCGAAATGCGCGAACGCGTGGGCCGGCATATCGGCGATGCGGTGGAAGGCATGCCCTGGCTCGGCACGTTCCACGCGATCGGCGCGAAGATGCTGCGCCGCCATGCCGAGCTTGTCGGCCTGCAATCGAACTTCACGATCATCGACCCCGACGACCAGCTGCGTCTGCTCAAGACGCTGATCGCGGAAGCCGAGCTGGACGAGAAGCGCTGGCCGGCGCGCCAGCTGGCCGGGTTGATCGACCGGTGGAAGAACCGTGGGCTCAATCCGCAAGATCTCGATGCGGTGGAGAACGAGGCTTACGCCAACGGGCGCGGCGCGCAGCTGTACAAGACCTATCAGGCGCGTCTGCAATCGCTGAACGCGTGCGATTTCGGCGATCTGCTGCTGCACATGCTCAACATCTTCCGGCAGCATTCCGATGTGCTGGAGCAGTACCAGAACCGCTTCAAATATATCTTGGTCGACGAATATCAGGACACCAACCAGGTCCAGTACCTGTGGCTCCGCCTGCTCGCGCAGACCCGCAAGAACATCTGCGTGGTGGGGGACGACGACCAGTCGATCTACTCGTGGCGCGGCGCGGAAGTGGCGAACATCCTGAAGTTCGAGAAGGACTTTCCCGGCGCCAAGGTCATCAAGCTGGAGCAGAATTATCGCTCCACCCCGCACATCCTCGGCGCGGCATCGGGCCTGATCGGGGAGAACAGCCAGCGGCTCGGCAAGGAGTTGTGGACCGAGACCGACACGGGCGAGAAGGTCCGCGTCATCGGCGTATGGGACGGGCCCGAGGAAGCGCGCCGCGTGGGCGAGGAGATCGAGAGCCTGGAGCGTGGCGGCGTGGGCCTCGACGAGATCGCCATCCTCGTGCGCGCGCAGTACCAGACCCGCGAATTCGAAGACCGCTTCATCCAGATCGGCATGGCCTACCGCATCGTCGGCGGCTTCCGCTTCTACGAACGCGCCGAAATTCGCGACGCCCTCGCCTACCTGCGCGTCATCGCACAGCCGGCGGACGATCTGGCGTTCGAGCGAATCTACAACCAGCCCAAGCGAGGGCTCGGCGCGAAAACGCTGGAGAAGATGTACCAGCACGCGCGGCGCACCGGGATGCCGCTGGCTGCGGCATCGCTTGATCTGGCCGACAGCGACGAACTGCCTGCGCGGGCGCGCGGGACCATCGGTGGCCTGCTGCGGCAATTTCTCCAGTGGCGCGAACAGGCGGACAGCCTCGCCCCCGCCGAACTGCTGCGGCAGGTGCTGGAAGAAAGCGGCTATCAGGCGATGCTCGAGAACGAGCGGACGCCCGAAGCCAAGGGGCGGCTTGAAAACCTCTCCGAACTCGCGCGCGCGATGGAGGATTACGAGACGCTGGGCGACTTCCTCGAGCATGTCGCGCTGGTGATGGATAATGACGCGAATGCGGAGGATGCCAAGGTCACCATCATGACCATCCACGCCGCCAAGGGGCTGGAGTTCGACCACCTGTTTCTGGTTGGATGGGAGGAAGGCGTTTTCCCCTCGCAGCGTTCGCTCGACGAAGGCGGGCTCGCTTCACTGGAGGAGGAACGCCGCCTCGCCTATGTCGCGATTACCCGCGCGAAGAAGGCATGCACGATTCTGCACGCCGCCAACCGGCGCATCTACGGCCAGTGGACCAGCTCGCTACCCAGCCGATTTATCGGTGAACTGCCCGAAGACCACGTCGTGAGCGAGACCACGATGTCGGGCGGCGCCTCCCTCTGGCGGGCGAACTGGAGCGAGAGCGAAGACCCCTTCGCCCATGTCACACGCGATCGGCCCGAGCGCTCGAACAACCGCGGTCCCGGCTGGCAGCGTGCGCTGGCGACGGGATACGAGACACGACCCGCCAGGGTTCAGGAAAGCCGCCGCAGCGCAGCCAGCTTCGCGGCCAAGCCACGCGACGACATCGCGCTGGGTGCGCGGGTGTTCCACGACAAGTTCGGTTACGGCACGGTCATGGGGCAGGAAGGCAACAAGCTCGAAATCGAGTTCGAAACCACCGGCACCAAGCGGGTGATCGACAGCTTCGTGAAGCCAGCCGACTAG
- the rsmD gene encoding 16S rRNA (guanine(966)-N(2))-methyltransferase RsmD, giving the protein MRIVAGDWRGRAIKAPPGETTRPTADRTRETLFNMLTSRLGSFEGLSAVDLFAGSGALGLEALSRGCASCLFVEEDKRAVDAIRANVAALGAGTRATVQQASALRLGPAKVPHDLVMLDPPYGTGAGAVALERLVRLGWIGPATWISLEVAAKETPELRGMRVDAERKVGKAKLLLLQLDS; this is encoded by the coding sequence ATGCGGATCGTCGCAGGCGACTGGCGCGGGCGTGCGATCAAGGCTCCGCCGGGCGAAACCACCCGCCCGACCGCCGACCGCACGCGAGAGACGCTGTTCAACATGCTCACCAGCCGCCTCGGCAGTTTCGAGGGGCTGAGCGCGGTGGATCTGTTCGCAGGATCGGGCGCGCTTGGGCTGGAGGCATTGTCACGCGGCTGCGCCTCGTGCCTGTTCGTCGAAGAAGACAAGCGTGCAGTGGACGCGATCCGGGCGAACGTCGCGGCGCTGGGTGCAGGGACGCGGGCGACGGTACAGCAGGCTTCCGCCTTGCGGCTGGGCCCGGCGAAGGTGCCGCACGATCTGGTAATGCTCGACCCGCCCTATGGCACTGGCGCAGGAGCCGTTGCGCTGGAACGGCTGGTCAGGCTCGGCTGGATCGGCCCCGCAACCTGGATCTCGCTCGAGGTGGCGGCGAAGGAAACGCCGGAGTTGCGTGGCATGCGGGTCGATGCAGAGCGTAAGGTGGGCAAGGCGAAACTGCTGCTGCTCCAGCTGGACAGCTAG
- a CDS encoding pseudouridine synthase, with protein MAEDERKGDRIAKLLARAGVASRREVERMIADKRIAIDGKTVETPATLLESLRGVTVDGKPVAKPEPTRLFAFHKPTGLITAEHDPRGRPTIYDALRNSLPKDAPRVMPIGRLDYNTEGLLLLTNDGEFKRMLELPANAVERTYRARAHGAVTQAQLEELSEGITIDGVHYGPINANLERRTGANQWIEVTITEGKNREVRRVLEHLGLEVNRLVRVAFGPVALGDLPRGQAMEIRKHEIGKFRASVKKGHD; from the coding sequence ATGGCCGAAGATGAACGTAAGGGCGATCGCATCGCCAAGCTGCTGGCGCGCGCAGGCGTGGCGAGCCGCCGCGAGGTGGAGCGGATGATTGCGGACAAGCGGATCGCGATCGACGGGAAAACCGTGGAGACCCCGGCGACCCTGCTCGAATCGCTGCGCGGGGTGACCGTGGACGGCAAGCCGGTCGCCAAGCCCGAACCGACGCGCCTGTTCGCGTTCCACAAGCCGACCGGGCTCATCACCGCCGAGCATGACCCGCGCGGGCGCCCGACGATCTACGACGCCCTGCGCAACTCGCTGCCCAAGGATGCGCCGCGGGTGATGCCGATCGGGCGGCTCGACTACAATACCGAAGGCCTGCTGCTGCTGACCAATGACGGCGAGTTCAAGCGCATGCTGGAACTGCCCGCCAACGCGGTCGAGCGGACCTATCGCGCGCGCGCGCATGGCGCTGTCACGCAGGCGCAGCTGGAGGAGCTGAGCGAGGGGATCACCATCGACGGCGTCCATTACGGCCCGATCAACGCCAATCTGGAACGGCGCACCGGTGCCAACCAGTGGATCGAAGTGACCATCACCGAAGGCAAGAACCGCGAAGTGCGCCGCGTGCTCGAACATCTCGGGCTCGAGGTGAACCGGCTGGTCCGCGTCGCCTTCGGGCCGGTCGCGCTGGGCGATCTGCCGCGCGGGCAGGCGATGGAAATCCGCAAGCACGAGATCGGCAAGTTCCGCGCCTCGGTGAAGAAGGGGCACGACTGA